Proteins from one Pseudomonas bijieensis genomic window:
- a CDS encoding XylR family transcriptional regulator produces MKTVPPVHRIALLFNGSKIYDRGIISGIGNYLSSTRASWDLFLEEDFLCRLKGIERWQGDGIIADFDDPLIGEALAGIKLPVVAVGGSYQDERAYPKGIPYVATDNEALMKLAYEHLVEAGLTRFACFSLPEAQANRWAQEREKAFRRLMQRDGLHAEVYRGMGTSAPLWDSAVEQQIAWLQSLPKPIGIIAVSDARARQLLQACLTAGIAVPEQVALIGIDNDPLTRSLTRVPLSSVIQGTETMGRTAARLLHQMLHGMPSTGTQILIPPDAINVQVSSLHQPLGNPYVMQAMLFIRQYACQGIKTAQVAAYVGVSRSSLESHFRKERGCSVHDEILRFKLAAAANGLENTNSPIADIAQNCGFKSAQYLHTVFRREFGCTPREYQQGANTATH; encoded by the coding sequence ATGAAAACCGTCCCGCCCGTTCACCGCATTGCGCTCCTGTTCAACGGCAGCAAGATCTACGACCGCGGCATCATCAGTGGCATCGGCAACTACCTGAGCAGCACGCGCGCGTCCTGGGACTTGTTCCTCGAAGAAGATTTTCTCTGCCGCTTGAAAGGCATCGAGCGCTGGCAAGGTGACGGGATCATTGCCGACTTCGACGACCCGCTGATTGGCGAGGCGCTGGCCGGGATCAAGCTGCCGGTGGTGGCGGTGGGTGGTTCGTATCAGGATGAACGCGCTTATCCGAAGGGCATTCCCTATGTCGCCACCGACAACGAAGCGTTGATGAAGTTGGCCTACGAGCACCTGGTCGAGGCCGGGTTGACCCGTTTTGCCTGTTTCAGCCTGCCTGAAGCACAAGCCAATCGCTGGGCCCAGGAACGGGAAAAGGCCTTTCGCCGGCTGATGCAGCGCGATGGCCTGCACGCCGAGGTCTATCGCGGCATGGGCACCAGCGCACCGCTCTGGGACAGCGCCGTCGAACAGCAGATCGCCTGGCTGCAAAGCCTGCCCAAACCCATCGGCATCATCGCCGTCAGCGACGCGCGCGCCCGGCAGCTGCTGCAAGCCTGCCTGACCGCCGGGATCGCCGTGCCCGAGCAAGTGGCGTTGATCGGCATCGACAACGACCCGCTGACCCGCAGCCTGACGCGGGTGCCGCTGAGTTCGGTGATCCAAGGCACCGAAACCATGGGCCGCACCGCCGCGCGCCTGCTCCATCAAATGCTGCACGGCATGCCGTCCACGGGCACACAGATTCTGATACCGCCTGATGCGATCAATGTGCAGGTTTCGAGCCTGCACCAGCCGTTGGGCAACCCTTATGTGATGCAGGCAATGCTCTTCATCCGCCAATACGCCTGCCAGGGCATCAAGACTGCCCAGGTGGCGGCCTATGTGGGCGTGTCGCGTTCATCGCTGGAATCGCACTTTCGCAAGGAGCGCGGCTGTAGCGTCCACGACGAAATCCTGCGCTTCAAACTGGCCGCTGCCGCCAACGGACTGGAAAACACCAACTCGCCGATTGCCGACATTGCCCAGAATTGTGGCTTCAAATCGGCGCAGTACCTGCATACGGTGTTTCGCCGTGAGTTCGGCTGCACGCCTCGGGAATATCAGCAGGGAGCCAATACGGCCACTCACTGA